A window from Amblyomma americanum isolate KBUSLIRL-KWMA chromosome 7, ASM5285725v1, whole genome shotgun sequence encodes these proteins:
- the LOC144098306 gene encoding gamma-tubulin complex component 5-like: MALQDHVMPPYWSRCSAPVVASASTSISSNLVKEWEAYLNSCGVVTPTGEHSILSERILLREALWMMRGTKELFMFSWNGARFVVNDRFMLSHVTQATVKNALEEICCHASHVVHLLDFVSSVVGSGSSETVAGTLTFQAFANSVLVQLAPYNRRLVYLEGRVMEQKDTLTLAMLLEEMEPYFELVSHIYDIYCSAVSPASPANHVESSVKLLRALEQALESATVVSQENVLPQTVGLYLDTVKPYIDFIDELSSSGKLIDPYQEFPIRRAADISLEDPRYWKESLYIFESGCLDSVLGSHFVLLTSAGKSMEHLAHATQSKKDVLKSKPGTLYASILHRICCLGSQLEKDVNEARALENIEKVSAEMEEWSRKVRCYGLINLQPGKKHKDPSSETYAFTCRLSQIQQAIRNAVAERCSQNSAKFLHYLQSECKLSGQIEVIHNHFLMFAGDIMHSFATEMFSKLLSKTPKMWQNLSFLNFALQEALSWHSNASPFLKNLSMRLKRNSPKMWLDGFDNVMFAYSVSWPVTIVLTETTLNLYSCIFVFLCKVKCAKFALEELHFQELGCCERKTAIVKQNAHFLQLLRFQALSFLNSFHACLMQEVLHSSKLVFESELHDATDLDTVIKCHEDFVAKVYRQCLLSEPFVELREVILALLHLCIKLHVLWNRGIENALLSDVRSIHDNFIKHHVKFKHLARLYVSRGYMDSSQLLTFALNMQSLQPMEI; encoded by the coding sequence ATGGCGCTTCAAGACCACGTCATGCCGCCTTACTGGAGCCGGTGCAGCGCACCCGTCGTGGCTTCGGCAAGCACTTCGATTTCTTCGAACCTTGTCAAAGAGTGGGAGGCGTACTTGAACAGCTGCGGTGTCGTGACTCCCACGGGCGAGCACAGCATACTGAGTGAGCGCATTCTACTTCGTGAGGCACTGTGGATGATGCGCGGCACGAAAGAACTGTTCATGTTTTCGTGGAACGGAGCGCGGTTCGTTGTTAATGACAGGTTTATGTTGTCACATGTGACTCAAGCCACTGTGAAGAACGCCTTAGAAGAAATATGCTGCCACGCTTCTCATGTTGTGCATTTGCTGGACTTCGTCTCGTCAGTTGTAGGTTCAGGATCGTCGGAAACTGTCGCAGGGACGTTAACTTTCCAAGCCTTCGCGAACTCCGTTCTGGTACAACTTGCTCCATACAACCGGCGTCTTGTGTACCTTGAGGGAAGGGTAATGGAACAGAAAGACACGTTGACACTAGCCATGCTTTTAGAAGAAATGGAGCCCTACTTTGAGCTCGTGAGCCACATATATGACATTTATTGCAGTGCTGTCTCTCCTGCGTCCCCCGCCAACCATGTGGAGAGCTCAGTGAAGTTGCTTAGAGCTCTTGAACAGGCTTTGGAGAGTGCTACAGTTGTGAGCCAAGAAAACGTGCTGCCACAAACGGTGGGCCTTTACTTGGACACAGTGAAGCCGTACATTGACTTCATCGACGAGTTGAGCAGCAGTGGGAAATTGATTGATCCCTATCAAGAGTTTCCAATTAGGAGAGCTGCTGACATTTCATTAGAAGACCCCAGGTATTGGAAGGAATCTCTGTACATTTTTGAGTCTGGTTGCTTAGACAGCGTCTTGGGCTCGCATTTTGTGTTGCTCACGTCTGCAGGCAAGTCTATGGAACACTTGGCACATGCAACACAGAGCAAAAAAGACGTGCTGAAGAGTAAGCCAGGAACTCTGTATGCTTCAATTCTCCACAGAATTTGTTGCTTGGGAAGCCAACTGGAAAAAGATGTAAATGAGGCCAGAGCGCTGGAAAACATTGAAAAAGTATCTGCTGAAATGGAAGAGTGGTCGAGAAAAGTTCGCTGTTACGGACTGATCAACCTGCAACCTGGAAAAAAGCACAAGGACCCAAGTAGTGAAACATACGCTTTTACCTGCAGACTTTCTCAAATCCAGCAAGCCATTAGAAATGCTGTGGCTGAAAGGTGTTCACAAAATAGTGCCAAGTTTCTGCATTATCTCCAATCCGAGTGCAAACTTTCTGGGCAGATTGAAGTCATTCATAACCACTTTCTCATGTTTGCTGGTGATATAATGCATTCATTTGCCACTGAAATGTTCTCCAAGCTCCTATCAAAGACCCCAAAAATGTGGCAGAATCTGTCTTTCCTGAATTTTGCCTTGCAAGAAGCTTTGTCTTGGCACTCCAATGCATCCCCCTTCTTGAAAAATCTCAGCATGAGGTTAAAACGGAACTCGCCCAAGATGTGGCTGGATGGCTTTGACAATGTCATGTTTGCTTACAGCGTTTCTTGGCCCGTCACAATTGTACTGACAGAGACCACTCTCAACCTGTATagttgcatttttgtttttctctgcaaagtGAAATGTGCCAAGTTTGCTCTTGAAGAACTGCATTTCCAGGAACTCGGTTGCTGTGAACGCAAAACAGCAATTGTAAAGCAGAATGCTCACTTTCTCCAACTTTTGAGATTCCAAGCCCTCAGTTTTCTCAACTCCTTTCATGCCTGTCTTATGCAGGAAGTTCTGCACAGCAGCAAGTTAGTCTTTGAGAGCGAGCTGCATGATGCCACAGATCTAGACACAGTGATCAAGTGCCACGAGGACTTTGTTGCCAAAGTGTATCGTCAGTGCTTGCTGAGTGAGCCCTTTGTTGAGCTGCGTGAAGTTATACTCGCTCTGCTTCACCTTTGCATCAAGTTGCATGTTCTGTGGAACAGAGGTATCGAAAATGCTCTTTTGTCAGATGTCAGAAGTATTCACGACAATTTCATTAAGCATCACGTCAAGTTTAAACATCTGGCCAGATTGTACGTAAGCAGGGGGTACATGGATTCATCGCAATTATTAACTTTTGCTCTGAACATGCAGTCTTTACAGCCCATGGAAATCTAG
- the RpS30 gene encoding ribosomal protein S30 → MLNCDKFIEIMTWCLSKLVTIVVRSRNTWRHLFRFVHAGGLRVCIANCRKQVKMKIIIQCQGSHAVDVTGDETVAFLKGYLHRAEGIAPEDQRLYSDGGKPLNDEDVLSACLTDGALVNAVVPLVGGKVHGSLARAGKVKGQTPKVEKQEKKKKKTGRAKRRIQYNRRFVNAVATFGRRRGPNANQAS, encoded by the exons atgcttaATTGCGATAaatttattgaaataatgactTGGTGTCTGTCTAAATTGGTTACGATTGTGGTGCGCTCTAGGAACACGTGGCGCCACCTTTTTCGCTTCGTTCACGCTGGCGGTCTGAGGGTCTGCATCGCGAATTGCAG AAAACAGGTGAAGATGAAGATCATCATCCAGTGTCAGGGGAGCCACGCCGTTGATGTGACCGGCGATGAGACAGTGGCCTTCCTCAAG GGCTACCTTCACAGAGCCGAGGGCATTGCGCCCGAGGACCAGCGGCTATACTCCGATGGGGGCAAGCCACTCAACGATGAGGATGTGCTGTCCGCCTGCCTGACCGATGGTGCACTCGTAAACGCTGTTGTGCCTTTGGTCGGAG GCAAGGTTCACGGCTCCTTGGCACGTGCTGGAAAGGTCAAGGGACAGACTCCCAAG GTGGagaaacaagaaaagaagaagaagaagactggCCGAGCCAAGAGGCGCATCCAGTACAACAGGCGCTTTGTGAATGCCGTGGCCACCTTTGGACGCAGGAGGGGACCCAACGCCAACCAGGCCTCATAG